The DNA segment ATGATTCAACACATTCAGGTGCTACAAAAAATCCAAACCATCTAATCctaaatattcatatttccCATCTATTATTATGATCTATTTTCTTTGAAAACAAAGACATGCCACATGACGGTGTGATATCTTTCTTACCATACCACTGAACTGGGTGTGTTGTTCAGTTAGCAATTGACATGTTTACAATTTTACAAATGTTACCATGCGCCACAAGATTTACTCACTAAAACCCCTTGCCTATTTAACCAAGATTTACTCACAAAAACCATTTGCCTATATAACCAATGTTAGCGTTATTAGATTTTTCTTATTAGATTTGTTCCCCCAAAATCATTTTACACAGTGTCACACTTGATTGGTGTTTCTGCTGTAGTCGTCCAAACATGCATAATAACCACAGGATGTTTCTGGGTTCTCAGTCACTCAGGCTGCTCTCTGACACTATGGTTTTAAAAGCACCAAATAGCCCATTAATGTATCCCTCTACTCTCATTCTCTGACATCTCTGAAAGCATCCATTTATACTGCATACGATCGctgagaaggagagagagaacatgCAAGAAAGTTATTTTTCGGCGGTCAGAAATCAGGGTTAAAAGCATTGTCTCAAATCAGTCACATTAACattcagacgcttttatccaaagcgacttacattgcattatactatacatttgtttctgagtatgtgcaatccctgggatcgaacccatgaccttcgtGTTGccaacgccatgctctaaccactgagcttcAGGAAAGCAGCATGACCAATACTTGAATCCAAACTTCTAAAAATGAACATACTGTAAAACTGGAGAGAAACTCACTGTCTTGGATAACTACTAAATGATTCAcccataaaatgaaaattattaaaacaCTCTCAAGTCATTCCTAACCTGAATGTTGTTATttgtttctgtggaacacagaagCAGTAGtattaaagacattttattcTACAGATTTGTGTAAGgaacatgcaaaaatgtaagtcGTTATGGATAATCTTACGGCTACTTTCTCTCAAATCTCCGATTCAGATACGGCAAGGAAATATGTCTTACAATGTTTCACATCACTGAAGCCAAAAGCCATTAGATCAAGCATGTGTTGTAACCAAATGTGGCATGCCAGAAATTAAGGGGAAGTGAAGGGGAAGATTTTCAGCGAATATCGAGTCCGCTATCATTCTATTCTAAGTTATAGCTTGGATTCAGCTCTTGATGTTAAGCAGACAAGTCATACAGAACACTTTCATGGTTCTTTTATCCTTTTTGGAGCAGGTAATTTCACATGGATGTCATTCACTGCCAATACAAAGCCTGACTTAAAGTACAATACACGTAAGCGGACCGACAAAGTATGGAATTTACAAtgcattaaaatgtgcaaaatgtaaCACCATCTGACACATGCATTCAAAGATCTACGAGATCCATACACACAAGTGTTTTACCTCCAGAGACATGATTTGCACTCTTAATTAAAGCCAAGCCATCCGGGTAACATGGGATTATAAAACGCCTCACACGGTCGGTAAATTACATGCTATTCAATAAAGGCAGCCGATCGCACAGCTGCAAAAGTGACGCGGCCGTAAAGATAAAGAAAGTGTTAGTCATCAGTAACCGTTTCACGTGTGTGCACTACACAGTGAGCGTCAACAACTTTCAGACCCTAATTAAATGGAAATTGATCTCGGGAGGGCAAGGGAATGAGGAAGAGGTGTGAAACGTATTCTGTCTTTGTATGGCCCACAGGGACATATTGTGCATTAGACATTCGAGAAAACCATTGACCTTTCTTCCTAACTTACTCAAGAGAGAACAtactcatgcacacacaccttGTAATTATATCAACCGAATGGCATTTACTGttcacctttaataaaaaattgatATGTCATTTTAAGAACCTTGCTGTGTGTGTATAAAAGTGACAGTGATCAACTAATAATGCAGTTCACACACACCTGCTGACAGACACTTTGGAACATTCTGAGAAAGGCcagcacacacattcacactaaTTTCCATCCCTAAATGTTGAATGAAAATGCCTTCACATTCAAGAAAAATGCTTACTGTGTATTCATTTCACAGGCCATTACCTGTTTAAAATGGAGTAAACTTCAGAACCCCCCCATCTGGAGCAGCCCAGTTTTTCCTCTCACAGACTTTACCATTACCCCTCATACCTTGCTCTGGAGGTTATGTGGGAAACTCTTGAAATTACTGTGAAAGAGACACGGAAGTTAGTGTGAACGGCTTATACACACAGTTCCCTAATTCTCACTTTTTAAAACAAGGTGCAGAAAGCACAGTCACACACGCCTCACTTTCCAACTTGTGAATCTCCTCAGGAACCGTTCTGTACGTTTTTGATTTGATTCTCACATACACTTTTAGGAATTTTGTGTCCTCTACAACGTTCTTCTTATCAAACATTGGCTGACATTGTTGATGTTTGGCTCCAATCAGCCATTCTCTGATCTTTGACTCCGATAAACAAACAAGAACAATCTGCTGATAGAGCAAATGTTGTCTCTGACTCATCATCTTCCTCACCTTCACTGAAACAGCAGGAAAGAGTCTGCGATCATTAACCTTATTGGACAGCCAACAGCATGCACCTTCATTCAAGTGTTATGATTGTGTTTACATTAGTAATTTCTGTGTAAAACCAACTATTAGTCATTAGCAAAAAGAAAAGTTTGGGTGCCTTTGGCTTTGTCCATGTCTCTAAAATAGATACACTGAAAGGTTTTTGTGAATCTCAAAGCAAAGAAATTACAGATTTGAGCTTtaagtacatttatatattctttGATAACCACTAAACAACTGGCAAGTTAatagaaaatcattttaaaccacAATACAGAAATGGACGCAAGAAAAAGATGCTTACTGTATATCACCATCCACTTTTATTACATGAAGAGGAGTCGCTCAGGCCTAACATCAACTTCTGGGTcactgagaaaataaaataacacaggtttggaagaaaCCTGTTATGTTTAAATAATGACAATGTTTGGGTGACATGTGCCTAAAAAATTAAAGAAAGGATATACCACAATTTGCTGTAACAAAAATCAATATATCATATGTATAGGAGGGTGACCTCCAGCTGATGAGAACTGCGAATTACAGAACTGCCCAGATCAAGGTCAAAGGGTTGGATGGTACATTAGTCAAGCATGTGATCCCTTCAACATTCAGAATTCAATTCCAGAAGTCTGGGTGATTGAACACAGTTTGATCACACCAATCCAGCCAGAAATCCATAACATCCATATCTGCCCAGCTGAATTGATGGGATTGAGATTGGTAAAGTGGGCTGATACCTGACAGGCAGTCGTTAGTTTGTGAGATTGAAGGAGTCAGAAACAGGGCCGTTCTGTACTGAAAATACTTGCAGATTCAGCAAGTTTTGAAATGCCATTACCTTAATGGTTTTATACAGTAGATCAAGTATTTATAAAGTTAAACAGCTTTCAgtatgtttctttattttgtagAATCTTTGTTAAATTGATAGTCCCCAAATGTATAATATTATCTATTATTTCAAGATAACTGTATAGTGAgtatgtttgttgtttgtttttatagggGCTAatgactgtacattatcccgcaaCATCCAGTAAGTTACCAAAATAAAAGCCTATGCATTTAACATTGATTTGTCAAATGATTTTATCGTTATTTATATACAGacagttactctgaaaaagtaattaattactagttactaattacatattcaatagtgtaattagattaatGTACAAtgtatcaaccttgattaggaTTGATTCATGGATAGGCATGAAAAggcttatttaattaatttaaataaataataagtaactacataaattattcttattaactgactaaagtatacaaatgtgagaaggatacattaaagcagtggtcaccaaccctgctcctggagatcgaccatcctgaagatttcagctctaactccaatcaaacacacctgaaatatataatcaaggtgttcaggtttgcttgataatgacagacaggtgtgctgaagcagggttggagctgcagtctgcaggacggtcgatctccagaaacagggttggtgaccactgcattaaagcatacattatacagttagacttataattttaatgtcatttccactattgaatacaCAGTATTTAGCTAAATTAcgtcagaagtaactgtaattaaattacagaaaaaaacagagtaatcccttactttactttatcaatgggaaagtaattaaataacagtaactaattacttagtaactagatacacccaacactgtatatagacaaacaaaatataaaacaattagcTTTATAACAATCCAACATTACAACAATAGATGGCACCATTGAGTTCACACTAttgagttgttttggcttaacgaAGTGCCCAGCAATGtgaagaggatctgtcatatcacttatatattactttcttcttttttgtcttaaaaacacccatatttgctggccaaaaatcctccttttcccatacagtgttatacgaccggaaattactctgccgactctggcgtcccaaaagctcacccgGCACCGTCTGTTCTCCGTGGGTCTTCGTGTGTCACTCACTCACcggtttcttgtttttcaagtGACGTTTTCTCTTGCTTTGAGATTGAAGATTCCCTTTACTGCTAGTCATGAGTCAAACGTTTTATGCCTACTATAAAACTAATACGTAAGACTTTCGAGGACATTTTCCTACAAtcgttatatatttttttactacaaaAAGTTATAAGTTacctttttttactttgttagcGTTTGTATGACATGGAAGCGACATCGCGGCGTAATACGAGAGACATGAAAGTAGATCCGGTAAAATGCGGCCGGCGGTCTGATATTCTGCTGCCGCGTTAACATGGACATCGGTGGTTATTTGGAAATATCCGTTTCGATTTTGTTCACTCGATATTGCGTTAGTAGCTTCATTGATTTATAGttcaatatatttttgttttaatcactATCATCATTTTAATAGCTAAACATAATGTATTTTGTATAGCATCTTCACTTTTCTGAATGGTAATTAATTAGGTTTACTGGACAGCTTATGCTTGTTCACTGTGATGCTTATTGTATTTCCCTGAAACATTAGAACAGAGCAGAAAGTTCATATTTCCTCCGATGATGCATACACTTCTTTTCACAGCCTTTTTACTCTATTCTCAGCCACGGACAGATGAGTCCATCCAATTTCATGTGTTAGGTAGTATGTTGGTATATAGGATGTGCAATGTCCCATGTGGAAGAGGTGGCAAATTGTTTGTGAAAGGACTTTAGTGCTCAAGAAGTTATGGGTTCAACCTGACCTGATATGATGcccttattttttcttttttttttaaatctagatATGACATGCTTCTCTTCTAAAATTCAGAGCATTTAGTCTCCTGGAGGATCGTGAGATTAAGTGCCTTTGATCATAATGATATAGGAACTCACAGTATGTGGGTTTGCTCTCATCCCACATCCTTAACCACCGACTATGTTGGACCAGAACAGAATGATGTCAGGAGAACAGTGCAATGGCTGTGATTATTTTCACATGCACCATGTTCAAATTTGTACGAGTTGTCCAAATGTCTGTACAAGAAATGTGACTCTTTGTGGCCATCTCAAATTTCTGGCTGAAAGGAACTGCCCTGCCACAGTACATGATATGTAATCAATCTTTGATAGTGAGAGCGGTTTCTTCAAACAATTTCCTCTTAAATAGTAACAAAAAACTTTGGTTCGTTGTATTATTTTGatgaaacaatacattttttattttgttgtacaATCACTTACACCACTGATGTCCCAAATATGAATTTTACCATGCtcaagaaataaaataatatttctatTTACCGTGAAACTCCCCTTGAAACTTCACATCTCTGAAGCTGAAAAGGGTCAACCGCACATCTCATGTCACTCATGATGGATTCAGGTCTGTCCTTAAACACTTGAGCACACAAGCGTGACACATTGATCAATGGGCATGTCTCAAACGGAGGATGATTCATCTACGTTAAAGCTACTTGCCAAAAGACTGCCGTTTCAGCAGTAATACATCCACCACTGAAGACAGTCCTAACATTTGAACTCGTCTTCCTGCTGAAAATTGAGCTTACTGACATAAGTCACGCTAGAGAGCAAGATGTGGAGAGAATGTGCTCCCTCAGAGGACGTGAATTTGAGTTGTtgaatttgatcatttatattttctccaaataaagaCACAATAATTTCCATTACTCTCATCTAGAGATTTAGGGCTGATCATATAAAAATTGACTTCGCATAAAGCAATTTATTAAAGACCTTCGTCTGGACTAATGCAGTGATCACAAAACCAAATCAATGAATATGCTGTACATCAACGCTTTATTTAACTGTAACATCTCTTTCCAGTTTCTGTCTTTATGGCTTCTCCCACTTATTAAAATATGCATGCACTCTTTCCTCCCATCCCTCTGATGGACACATTAGGGAGATGCTGTACAGCAACATGCCATCTGAAGTCCAGCATTTTAAATGCTGTCATTGCCTATGAAACATTTAGGAATAGTTCTTGTCCCACAGGCACTGTGGAAACACTTTTAATTAAACTGAACAGCTTGTTTCAAAAAacacacctgtcaatcaatgctGTTAATTAATTGGATATACAGCATCAACATTACTGCAAGCACTGGCCTTTTATTGGTTACGGGTTTTGATTTATAAATAATGGAAAGCATGAGACATATCACCCTGAGAACTAAAGAGAAAAAGTGCTGTTGATTTTTCCAAGGTCCAGCTGGTACGTTCAGGAGGTTCTCAAACCTCCAAAGGTCCCGGACTTGTGTTCCTTGCCATGTGCTGCATATCTGACCGATGAGGCaggtttcttttttgtttcttctCCTCCACTCATCTGAGATTGTGCGTGCATGTTGATTTCATGTTGCTTTCTCAGACTGTTTCATCCCAGCAGGGTAGGCACTTTCTACATCCTGGATGCTGGAAGCATCCGTGATGCTTCCCTCACTACTCCTAGAGGATGCGCTAAGTCCATGAGAATTCATATTTTGCGTGAAGATGCTTCCCATATGAAGGAATGGCATGCTAGGATCTGGCTGTTTTTCATCCTCTGGGTTGAGCTGATCAAGCTCCACCAGGGCTTTCTGTCTCTGGTAGTACTTTGAGAACTTGTTGAAGATGATGGAGATGGGAAGAGCAACCACAAGCAGGCCGCAGATGATGCACAAAGTGGCGATGAGCTTCCCAGCCAGAGTGACCGGATACGTGTCTCCGTATCCCACCGTGGTCATGCTAATGGTCGCCCACCACCAGCCCACCGGTATGGTCTGAAGTTCCGAGTCCTCATCTTCTTTCTCCACAAAATATATGAGCACAGAGAAAATGGAGATTCCCACAGAGAGGAACAGGATGAGTAGTCCTACCTCATGGTAGCTGTGACGGAGAGTCGCCCCGAGCGAACGCAGCCCGACAGAATGCCGTGCCAGTTTGAGAATGCGAAAGATGCGCATGAGGCGCAAGATCTGCACGACCCTCCCCACGTTCTCCAGCTCCGCACTTTCCTCAGCGTCAGCGGTTTCGAATGCCAGCGTGGCGTAAAATGGAACGATGGACGCCAAGTCAATGATGTTCAGTGCATTGCACACGAATTTGCGCAGGCATGGTGTGACAGCTAATCGTAAAATGAATTCAGTGGAGaaccacagaacacaaaaagtctCAAACCCTGTCAACACCGGGTTCTCTACCTCTTTCTCATTGGCGTCAACCTGATGAAACTCGGGCATGCTATGAACACACATGGCTACAATACTCATTAACACCACACTCAGAGAAAACACTGCTATTATTTTTGCAAAAAGGGAATATCCAGGATTCTCCAGTCTCAGCCAGAGCTGCTTGCGTCTCTCCGAGCACCAGGTGCCCTCAAATTTCTCCAGGTCTTTATCAAATGCAGATAACTCCTCCATGGATGAGTCTAGGCTGTCCTGCAGCTGGTTCTGTAGATCCTCATCATTTCCCCAATCATGATCTCCAACACACTCTTTCTG comes from the Triplophysa rosa linkage group LG9, Trosa_1v2, whole genome shotgun sequence genome and includes:
- the kcns3a gene encoding potassium voltage-gated channel subfamily S member 3a, translated to MVYGQVLHRRGPEDNFINLNVGGFKQRVERVLIQRFPQTRLARLLYCSSEAAILQICDDYAAANGEYYFDRNPRFFRYVLNFYHTGRIHLMEELCVFSFSQELEYWGIKELHLDACCSNKFQEQKECVGDHDWGNDEDLQNQLQDSLDSSMEELSAFDKDLEKFEGTWCSERRKQLWLRLENPGYSLFAKIIAVFSLSVVLMSIVAMCVHSMPEFHQVDANEKEVENPVLTGFETFCVLWFSTEFILRLAVTPCLRKFVCNALNIIDLASIVPFYATLAFETADAEESAELENVGRVVQILRLMRIFRILKLARHSVGLRSLGATLRHSYHEVGLLILFLSVGISIFSVLIYFVEKEDEDSELQTIPVGWWWATISMTTVGYGDTYPVTLAGKLIATLCIICGLLVVALPISIIFNKFSKYYQRQKALVELDQLNPEDEKQPDPSMPFLHMGSIFTQNMNSHGLSASSRSSEGSITDASSIQDVESAYPAGMKQSEKAT